In Haloarchaeobius amylolyticus, the genomic window CCATCGACTTCTTTCGTGGACACGGTGTTCAGTCTCTGAGTGACTTAGACAGGATCAAAGGCGGTATCCCACAGAGAGGTTCCCTGTTCGAGGAGAATTCAACTATCGGGACATTCCTCCAAGATGTATTTCGTCGCCATCCAGACTTCGAACTTCTGTATCAGGCTATCCAATCATTCAACCGGCAGTCTGTCACGGTCCCCGATGTTATTGAACGGCTGGTCACCCAGTATCCGAACGTCTTTCTGAGCCTCTTCTGTCTCCCGGAGCAACGGTCTACGGCAGTCGAATATCTTGAGGTAGGAGACGAGAGCGAGATCTACCAGAATGAATCAGTCTGGAAGGAGTTGATCAGGCAAAACATCATCCAGAACTTTACACTCCAGCTCAAGCACCTCGGAGTGATTATGCCCAGGACAAAAGTGCATTCGTCCACCCTGAGTTCATTCGACCCGACCAGCTATCCCTGGTACTTACGACACGATCACGGGTTCTGGTAGGGCCAGCCTGGAATTAACTCGAATCTGGTCCTAAGAGACCTCTACCACCAGATTTTGAGAGATAAGCGATCTCAAAACCCAAAATCTGGATCCCAACCAGCTTCTGGTCGCGGGTCGCCGCTGTCTGGCGGTTTTACAAATCGAGGTGAGCGCCGCATGAGCGAGCGGTGCGCAACCCACGGTATCTCCAAGGAGACGGTCTATACCCACGAGATACCGGCTCAGGACTGCCCGCGATGCGAGGCTGAGCGTAATCGCGCACGGACCGACAGAGGTGACGGGCCGTGCCAGTGATGCTCGACTTCGAGAGCGAGCGCGAAGACGCGACGACCAGCTCCAAAAGGACGTACTGACTGAATTAGGGGGCCTAACCTCGTTCGCGGAGATCGCTTGTTCAGCTGGACTTCCAAGAAGTCGAAGGGATTCTCAAACAGGACCTGCACCGAGAATTCGTCACCAACGGTTCGCAGATAAGCACCCCTACGGCTCAGTACACAGAAATAACTCCAACAACAAGGCCTGGCCGATACGGAGTTTGGGTGCCAGTACAACGAGTTATCGTGCAATACCACACTCAACAAGAAATTTGAGAACGCGTTTTACCGGTTTCTCACACTTTTCGACAATCTATCACCTGTTTGGGTATCAACCCAGGTTAGGGTCGACTCAGACAACTCCTCGATCTTAATCCTTCTGTTCAACGCCCATCATCTGGTCATCGAACGCCTTCACGATGTCTCCGAGAGTTCCCTGATATTCTTCCGTGTCGTGATTCTTGATGTAGTTCACGATCGCATCAGTTGGGCCCCCAGCCACGTGGCCAAATTCCTCCTCAGCCACTTCCAGACCACCCGCTGCATACTGTGCAAGTTTTTCTGCCTGTACGTCGACATCAACAAGTGCAGCCGGATCGCCGGTATCTTGGAAGGCAATCGAGGCCGTGATGATGCGGTACAGGTCGTTCGCGAAGAAGTTCTCGACGCCGATTTGGCCCTTCGTGCCGTCCGCGTCACTTCCCTGGTAATCCTCACGCTCAACTCGCCCTTCGCGATACCCCAACACTGCTAGAAATACGAGGAAATCGTACGAGTGCTCGAATACATCGTACTCATCGACGACTTTCGTATACAGGTCTGACTTCCGGTATGAGATGAAGTTCATGAACGGGTACCTCCTGCAGTGACACGCTCCGAACGAATCCGCGTCTGCGGGTATTCTCCGGTGCCGTTCCCTTCGTCGAAGTCCAACCAGTATTGTTGACCCACTCTCGTCTTCATCTCATCTTCGACAGGCCCCTCCCATTGGGAGTCTGTCGCGAAAACGACGACCTGATTGGCCAGCTTCGGGATAACCCGACTCACCTGACGGCGGTGCGATTTGTCGAGTGCACCGAACGGTGAATCCATGACTAGGGGGTAAATACCACCGGTGAAATACTCAGAGTCGGCATCAGACTCGTAGCGCTGGCGAGCAATGTCCACGAGACTCCCGACGAAAGCAAGGCTCGCAATTTGGCGTTCGCCGGTAGACTTGTCGACCTCAATGCGTTCCCCACCGACATCTTGCCATATCTTCAGTTTGAAATCTTCGGTGACTTCCGCCGTCATGTCCTTGCTAGCTATCGACCCAAAGGTTTCATTTATTTTTGAGTTCGAGAGTTCTCGGACTTTGTTCTTCAGGCCGGCGAACGCCTCATCCAGTTCGTCGCTGACCAATTCAGCCGCTCGTTGCCGTCGCTTCGCAATAAGCGCCTCTTCCTGTTCGTCACGCTGTGCGTCAATCCTTTCTTCCAATTCTGCGATGGCTTCCTCTTTTTGTTCAATCCGTTCTTCAACCCGTCCAAGTTCATTCGCCAACTGATCCCGTTCCTGTTGTTTCGATTCGCGCATTTTCTCCAGGTCTTTAATGGACTCGCCGGATTCTGTCGTTTGGTCCATGTCCTGAAGCTCCGAACTCACTTCGTCTATGAGTTCTTCCTTCTCGATAATTTCATCATGAAGTTCCTTCCGTTCTGCGATGAAGTCGTCTACGTTTTCGAAGAACTCTGACTCTAACTCTTCGATTTGGTTGAGGTGGCCAATGATCCGAATAGCGCTTTGCTCGACACCGTCAGCGACTCCCTCACCCTTCATCGATTCAATTTGACGGCGATGTTTCGTCCCCGATTCCAGAGACCGTCCACAGATGCACTGCTCGGCTTCCAGTAGTGAATCGATGTAAGAGTTGCTCAGATCGGAGGGTATCACTCCATCCTTCCGCATCTCGTCAAGTTGCTCAGCTGTATCCTCCAACAACGGCATGGCTAGCGGAACGAACCCCTTACCATCAACTTCGTTTCGAATGGCCTCGTTGATGTCCTCAACTTGCTCCTTCAATGCCTGCCGCTGGGTCTCATATTCCTCCCGTCGTTCCTGTAATGCGGCACTCTCGTCAAGACGTTCGAGCTTCTGGTCAATGTCCCGAATCTCGGTCTTGATTCGTTCCCTCGCCCGCTTCTTATCCTTGTGTTCTCGTTCGAGTGCTTCTAATTCCCCCTCAAGCTTCCGTTTCTTTTCAATTAGTCCCGCGAGTTCGTCGCTGGCGTACTCTTCGACTTCGTCCTCGAAGCGACCACTGACTGTGTCCAAGTGTCGTGTCGCTCGTTCGAGGATGGTGAGCCCCATGATATTCTGGATGGATTCCTGGATGCGGTCCTGGTTGTCAATACCAGCAAGCTCTTCGATATCTTCACCATCAAAGAAAAAGAGGCTACTCAGCCGTTCTGGAATAATCTGATCGAGGGTATTTCTTGGATTTCCACGTTCATTCCACGTCTCGCCGTCTTTCGACTTGACCGTCAGGTCCATGTCGACCATCTCCCCGTCGAAGTCGGTAGCTGACTGCTTTTCGTAGACGGCTTGACGTTCCGCAACATAGGACACGTTGTCATGCTCGAACTCAAGAACCACAGACACGGTTAGTCGGTCCCCAACTCCTGCCTCGGCTATCGCGCCTTCTGTCACGAGCCTGTCTGGGCGAGTGTCGAAATCGACATCGTTGTAGAAGAGCCATGTAAACGCGTTCAAGAGCGTCGTCTTACCGGCACCGTTCGAGCCATGAATCACAGTTACACCCTCGTTGGCTTCCCGAGCGAACTCGATAGACTCGTCACGAAACTGCCGGAAATTCTCGAGCGAAAGCCGATGGAGTTCCATCAGTTCACCTCCTCTCGGAGTATTTGCTCGATTTCGTTGTTGATTCCTCGTGGGGTTTCGAGGTTCAACTTCTCCTTCTCTGCTTGCAACACTCGTTCACGAATCCGCCGGAGTGTGTCTTCGTCAAATTCTAACTCCACGTTCCCTATTGGTGTATGATCTGCCCGCTCGTCGCTCATTATCTCAAATCACGTCACTTGGGCCTTATATCTTCATTGGCTGGGCACTACGTGGATGGCACATATTTCCGTGACGGGGGAGCCGACCTTTCACGTGGCGAGAAGGTCGTATCGACGCCGGACCTCCTGAAGCGACCGACTCGTTGTTGGAACACCGTCGATGTCTGCGTCGGGGTGGTTGCGGGCCGAGTCAGCGAATGTCGAAACCCGTCCCAGTTCCTTCCGGATAAGTGTACGTTCGGCGTTATACCTGTCGTCTGATAGGACCTCTGGATGGCGTGTCGTATCCGGGATGGTGATGAAGTCGTGGATGACTGCGTACGGCTTGTCTTCGTGCTTTCGGAGGATGCGTCCACGGCGCTGGACGTACTGGCGAGGATTCGATGTACTTGAGAGCAAGTATGCTGTCCGGGTCGCTGGGACATCAACCCCCTCGTCGAGGCACCGTATGGAGGTTAGTACATCGATGTCACCTGATTCGAAGGCCGCAAGCAATTGCTCGCGTTTCGATTGCTTTTCCCTGGCTGTGAACCGTTCGACGCACAGGCCGCAGTCCGACCGTAGGCGTTCAGTTGTAGCGTCCACGTGTCGCGTTCCGTCGTCCTCAACCCCTGTGGACCCGTCGCTACAGTAGACGAGCGAGTGCCGAGGGTCGTTCTCCTCCTCGAATAGGTCTACGAGCAACTCAAGTTTCTCGCGGGCGGTCCCGATAAGTCGAGCTCGTTTGAACAGCACGGTCTGGAGTGATTGATTGTCACTAAGGTCGAGATCTCCCTCATTCCCTTGTCGAGCGATGAGCCGCCCGATTTTCTCCGTCAATTCCATGTAGACAGTCATCTCGTCCTCCTCTAGTTCGACGATATGGGGGACGTAGTAGTACTCACACAGTGCACCGGATTCGATTGCTTTCCCGAGCCCGTAGTCGAAGACGGTGCCGCCGAAGTACTCCTCTAACGCCTCCGTTCCTTCGTCGTCGTACCAGCGTTCGGGCGTTGCAGACAGTCCGAGTCGGAGCGAGAACTCCTCCATAAGAGCGTTCTGTGTGTAGGCCGCGCCGAGATGGTGGACTTCGTCCGCGATTAGCATCATCCCCCCAGTGGCCCGTCGAAGCGTTTTTCTTGCCGCTGGCTTCGAGAGCGTCCGGTGCGTTGTGACCACAACGGAGAGCTCACGGACACCGTTGTTGAACTCGAGGAGTTCCCGCTCTAACCGTGGTTGCCAGTTCTTTCGGGATTGGTACGCCAGAATCGGTGTTGCACCGAAGTTGCGCAGATCGGCAGCCCACTGATTGACCAGATGCTGGTACGGAACGGCCACGACGAGAACGAACTTCCCATCGACGTGGCGAGCGACGTTCGAGGCCGCAAGTAACGCAGTCACCGTCTTCCCGGTGCCGGTCGCCATGTGAAGAATACCCCGTCCATTAGCTCCAAGCCATTTCTTGATGGCTCGCTGTTGATACGGCCGTGTCTCGACCCATTCGGGGGGAGATAGGTGACTCATATTGTTACCAGTTGAATTCGTCTTCGATGCTGTCCAGAAGACTGCTATCCTCGTCGTCTTCACTACTCCTGATTTCACCGTTAGTTTTGTCGGTCGCTCTATCTCCGTTGCCAGTGTCGGTCACGCCATCAATCCGTGTCACTATACAGTCGCGCGTGCTGCTGAGCGAACGGCCTACTCCAGTTGAGGAGTTCCAGACCTTGTGACGTGCCTGTTCGATTCTGTAAGTCGCTCCAGTTTCCCAGTCGGCATCGATGTCGTGTTTTGACCAAAGCTGGAAGTCGAGTTCGCCTCCATCCGGCATCTTGACCTTCACGGTCGCGTCTCGTCGAGAACCGGGGTTGCGCTCATAGTCTTTGACCGACACTTCAAGCGAGTCAACCCGGCCCTCAGGTGGAATATTTTCGTGTGTATCGCGGCCCTCAGAGGGCTCATGGTCAGCGGTTGGCTGGGAGGGGAACTCGTCGAGGAGCGACAGCGCACGTTCGAGTTCTTCTTGCGTTTCAACGAGCACCGGCAGTCGTTCGCCAGAAACGGGCGCGACGGGCACGTGGGCCGTGGAACTATCGAAGGAAACGTTCATTTGGTCGACCTTCACGCACTGAGACTCAGGGAATGATGCGGTTTCGACGTGGTGGAACATCTGAACCCGGTTTCCATCGCCGTAGGTTTCGCGGTACTTCGCGATTGAGAAGTCGTTTCGTTTACTCTGCTGGGCGCCCAGTGACGGGGCGTCCGATGTGCCGTCGCCTGCCCAGTAGTCGTACACGGTGTCGTACCAGGCATCGGTTGTATCACCCGCTTCGTTCTCAAGCTTGTCTGCTACTTCATCGACCATCGATTCAAAGTGGCCGAAAAAGTCGTAGAGTTCCGCGAGTTCGTTCGGCGGCAGAGACGGGTCACTCAGATGCGACTCACCAGTCTCATCAGAGGCTATTTCACTCGAATCAACGATGTCCACGTCGTCCTGCCCGGTGACGCCAGCCGCTTCGAGCGCGTTGGACCAGCTTCCCCAGTGTCGATACGCAGGCGTCGGCGACATCTTACCGTACTCCTGCATCTCGGACACTTTAGGGACGCGTCCGAGTTTGTCTGTCAAGCGTTGAATCTCCGCTTCAACTTCGGCTTTTGTGTACCCCGACCTGTGCAGATTTCCAGTATCTTCTCGCCCGCTTGCATTCCCACCACTATCGTCGCCTTTTGAATCCGAGGCTCTGGAGTTGGAAGTGGTGTCCATGGAGTCCTCACGTTCGGATTCCAGGGTTTCGTCAATCCCTGCAGCGGCGAGCGCTGTGTCTAGACTCCCGAACTCGGCCTCATACTCGGCTGGCGAATATTCACCGACCGTGTATAAGAGGCGTCGGTCGACATCTCTCGACCACTCGTCGTCGAGTCGTCTGAGCTCTGTTAGAAGCGCTTCACGGTGAGAGGACTCCCTGTCGGAGTCGTCGGCAACCTGATTTGCTTCGCCCTCGGACCCATCATCCTCCTCAGTACTGGAATCTGGTACTTCGCCCTCGGACCCATCGTCGATACCTGCAGCGACCAACGCTTTCTCTAGCCCTCCGAACTCGGTCTCGTACTCGTCAGGTGAGTACTCACCGACCGTGTACAAGAGGCGTCGGTCGACATCTTTCGACCACTCGTCGTCAAGTCGTCTGAGTTCAGTCAGCAAGTCCTCCTGATGAGACGACCACTCCCGTGGGCTAGATTGTTCAGGGTCAGCAGGTGGGTCGTCAGGGCCGTCCTCATCGAGTCCTGCCTCCCGGATGGCCCGGTCCAGTTTGTCCTCAACGGACTCTGATTCCTCGGCTGTCGCGTCTGCGTCGCTCGGTGTCTCTCCGTTTTTCTCGGGGGTGTTCCACTGGTTGAAGTCCTGGGCGGTAGCGATTGCGGCATCGAGACTCCCGAACGTGTTCTCGAAGGCTTTGGGATGGTAGTCGCTTACGGAATGAAGGAGAACACGGTCGATATCTTGAGACCACTCACGGTCGATTCTCGATAGTTCAGCGAGGAGTGCCTCCCGCGTCGGTTCATCCTCCGGTTCTGAGTCGTCGGATTCCGAGGACTCTCTATCTCCCGGGTCGGACCCCACCTCGGAACCGTTGTCGGTGGTCGTGGGCCGCCCTTCGTCCTTCGGTCTGTCGGAGTCTTCAGTGTGGGTTGCACTGGAGTACAAGGGATCGGTGGCTAGCTGAATGTCAACGATGTCGTCTCGGACGACAGGGACAGTACCAGTTATCGACTTATATTCCGGATGGTGACATGTTATATCAAATGTGTCGATGTTTGCAGTCACAGATATCTCGACGCGCCCATCCTCGTCGGTGGTAGCGTGCTCGGCGACATCTCGCTCTGCAACCTCGATCGTTGCCGATTCGATGGGATCGTTGTCCTGGTCGTGGACGACGAACGTGACATCGACGCTCGACCACGTGCGAGTGCCGTCGTGTGCAAGCGTGTCCGTATTATTTGCGAGCTTTGTTTCGAGTACTTTGAGCGCCGAGTCGAGTTCGGTACCGACATCGCCTGCATCCTGTGTAAGTGCTCTGCGTGCCCGGCATAGGTCAGCGTGGACTCGAATCCCTGTCTCATGGTCGGGGAGTTCTCCATCGTTATCGAAACGCTCGACCGCGGCTTCCACGAATCCCGAAGCCTCCTTGTCCAGAACTTCCACTCGCTCGATTGTGGGTAATTCCGGGTCAGTCTCCGTCGTCCATGAATCGGCATCGCCGACTGCCGGCGCCGTAATCGTGCCCGGAGCGACGGAGCTCTCATCTTCACCGTCCCCGGATTCGTCGTGCTCAACGTCCTCCTCGCATTCAAGACCCGTTTCGTCGTTTTCCTCGCCCCTGGATTCTGCTAACTCGTCGGTTTCGCCTTCGTGTTCGATATCGTCTTCAACAGTCTCCGTGCTGTCAGACCGGTCTTCAACGTCAGTGCTGCTGGCAGCGTCAGCGGTTGAATCTGTATCTTTCGGCGAGTCGTTCGAACCTTCTTGCCTCTCGTGTTGCTCGTCGGTGGATTCATCATTCGACTGAGACGCCTCACGGGAGTCCTCCGTCATACTGTCGATGAGTTGGTCTACAGCGGCATCGAGAGCTCCCTCGTCTGTGTTCGAGAGTGACGACGATGCAGCAACTCGGTCTGCTCCGGATTCGTTGGACTTCCACGGTGGCAAATCGTCGTCCGCCGACCACGCGTACCCAACCGGTTCACGTTCGAGACCTTCCGTTTCCTCCACACCCGTCTCCGTGTCAGGGCCATCCGTCTCCTCTACACCCGACTCTGTCGTAATATCCGAATCCTCAGTCCCACCACTAGAAGCCTCTATCTGCTGGTCTTCGAATGGACTGGCTTTCGACCCACTGGACGATGAGGTACGGTCAGTAGAGGAATTCTGTTCATCTTCGACGTGGACACTTTCCGCAGATGACGCTGAATCATCCTCGGCGTTCGCATTACCAGCTAAATCGCTGTGCGCGTCCGTCATCGACTCCGACGATGACTCGGTCGAGTCACTCGGTGCGATACCTTCTGTGGAGTCTTCCACCCCGGCTACTGCGTCGGTCGACACGGTGCCCCCCGCTCCGGTTGTCATCTCCGCAGTTCGTTCGCTCCGATATCGAATGTAGGCCGATCCAGCGTCGCTATTCGCTGACTTCCTCGTGTACAGGTGATAAGTCCTCCCTTCGGCCTTCACGACGATTTTGTCACGACGGATTCCCTTACTCACCTCCACCTTGTCGATTGTGTCGTACGAGATGGTCACGACCCGGTCTCGATTCTGTTCCCCGAACACGCAAAGGATGCGCTGGTTCGTCAGAATGATAGCAGCCCGGAAGTCGTCCTCCGGAGAGATGTTCTCTGTACGAGTTCCTTCCTCAATGTCAATTCCACGCTTCCTGTTCTCGAAAACGAAGTTCGGGCGTTCCCGAGGCTGGAACCTCTGGACGAGGGGCTTCGTTGAAAAGTAACCTGAACTGAAAAACCCGCCAGCCCCCGTCTCAGTCAACAAATCGCGGTCAATGTCTCCCTCCGCACTCGCGACAATCTCGTCGATCTCTCGGTCACTCACCATCCGTCTTCCCTCCGGGTCGCCGTATGTTGTCTGCTGGCATCGTCATCTGTCGTGCAATCGTACCGCTACTGTCGCGTTCGTTGGAGTGAATATAGACATCGTTTTCACGTCAAAGTCGGGGTGGTGAGCACTCACCATGGCTTCTGAATTT contains:
- a CDS encoding homing endonuclease associated repeat-containing protein, which gives rise to MVSDREIDEIVASAEGDIDRDLLTETGAGGFFSSGYFSTKPLVQRFQPRERPNFVFENRKRGIDIEEGTRTENISPEDDFRAAIILTNQRILCVFGEQNRDRVVTISYDTIDKVEVSKGIRRDKIVVKAEGRTYHLYTRKSANSDAGSAYIRYRSERTAEMTTGAGGTVSTDAVAGVEDSTEGIAPSDSTESSSESMTDAHSDLAGNANAEDDSASSAESVHVEDEQNSSTDRTSSSSGSKASPFEDQQIEASSGGTEDSDITTESGVEETDGPDTETGVEETEGLEREPVGYAWSADDDLPPWKSNESGADRVAASSSLSNTDEGALDAAVDQLIDSMTEDSREASQSNDESTDEQHERQEGSNDSPKDTDSTADAASSTDVEDRSDSTETVEDDIEHEGETDELAESRGEENDETGLECEEDVEHDESGDGEDESSVAPGTITAPAVGDADSWTTETDPELPTIERVEVLDKEASGFVEAAVERFDNDGELPDHETGIRVHADLCRARRALTQDAGDVGTELDSALKVLETKLANNTDTLAHDGTRTWSSVDVTFVVHDQDNDPIESATIEVAERDVAEHATTDEDGRVEISVTANIDTFDITCHHPEYKSITGTVPVVRDDIVDIQLATDPLYSSATHTEDSDRPKDEGRPTTTDNGSEVGSDPGDRESSESDDSEPEDEPTREALLAELSRIDREWSQDIDRVLLHSVSDYHPKAFENTFGSLDAAIATAQDFNQWNTPEKNGETPSDADATAEESESVEDKLDRAIREAGLDEDGPDDPPADPEQSSPREWSSHQEDLLTELRRLDDEWSKDVDRRLLYTVGEYSPDEYETEFGGLEKALVAAGIDDGSEGEVPDSSTEEDDGSEGEANQVADDSDRESSHREALLTELRRLDDEWSRDVDRRLLYTVGEYSPAEYEAEFGSLDTALAAAGIDETLESEREDSMDTTSNSRASDSKGDDSGGNASGREDTGNLHRSGYTKAEVEAEIQRLTDKLGRVPKVSEMQEYGKMSPTPAYRHWGSWSNALEAAGVTGQDDVDIVDSSEIASDETGESHLSDPSLPPNELAELYDFFGHFESMVDEVADKLENEAGDTTDAWYDTVYDYWAGDGTSDAPSLGAQQSKRNDFSIAKYRETYGDGNRVQMFHHVETASFPESQCVKVDQMNVSFDSSTAHVPVAPVSGERLPVLVETQEELERALSLLDEFPSQPTADHEPSEGRDTHENIPPEGRVDSLEVSVKDYERNPGSRRDATVKVKMPDGGELDFQLWSKHDIDADWETGATYRIEQARHKVWNSSTGVGRSLSSTRDCIVTRIDGVTDTGNGDRATDKTNGEIRSSEDDEDSSLLDSIEDEFNW
- a CDS encoding DEAD/DEAH box helicase family protein; the protein is MSHLSPPEWVETRPYQQRAIKKWLGANGRGILHMATGTGKTVTALLAASNVARHVDGKFVLVVAVPYQHLVNQWAADLRNFGATPILAYQSRKNWQPRLERELLEFNNGVRELSVVVTTHRTLSKPAARKTLRRATGGMMLIADEVHHLGAAYTQNALMEEFSLRLGLSATPERWYDDEGTEALEEYFGGTVFDYGLGKAIESGALCEYYYVPHIVELEEDEMTVYMELTEKIGRLIARQGNEGDLDLSDNQSLQTVLFKRARLIGTAREKLELLVDLFEEENDPRHSLVYCSDGSTGVEDDGTRHVDATTERLRSDCGLCVERFTAREKQSKREQLLAAFESGDIDVLTSIRCLDEGVDVPATRTAYLLSSTSNPRQYVQRRGRILRKHEDKPYAVIHDFITIPDTTRHPEVLSDDRYNAERTLIRKELGRVSTFADSARNHPDADIDGVPTTSRSLQEVRRRYDLLAT
- a CDS encoding AAA family ATPase, which translates into the protein MELHRLSLENFRQFRDESIEFAREANEGVTVIHGSNGAGKTTLLNAFTWLFYNDVDFDTRPDRLVTEGAIAEAGVGDRLTVSVVLEFEHDNVSYVAERQAVYEKQSATDFDGEMVDMDLTVKSKDGETWNERGNPRNTLDQIIPERLSSLFFFDGEDIEELAGIDNQDRIQESIQNIMGLTILERATRHLDTVSGRFEDEVEEYASDELAGLIEKKRKLEGELEALEREHKDKKRARERIKTEIRDIDQKLERLDESAALQERREEYETQRQALKEQVEDINEAIRNEVDGKGFVPLAMPLLEDTAEQLDEMRKDGVIPSDLSNSYIDSLLEAEQCICGRSLESGTKHRRQIESMKGEGVADGVEQSAIRIIGHLNQIEELESEFFENVDDFIAERKELHDEIIEKEELIDEVSSELQDMDQTTESGESIKDLEKMRESKQQERDQLANELGRVEERIEQKEEAIAELEERIDAQRDEQEEALIAKRRQRAAELVSDELDEAFAGLKNKVRELSNSKINETFGSIASKDMTAEVTEDFKLKIWQDVGGERIEVDKSTGERQIASLAFVGSLVDIARQRYESDADSEYFTGGIYPLVMDSPFGALDKSHRRQVSRVIPKLANQVVVFATDSQWEGPVEDEMKTRVGQQYWLDFDEGNGTGEYPQTRIRSERVTAGGTRS